The Cloacibacillus sp. An23 genome includes a window with the following:
- a CDS encoding FAD-linked oxidase C-terminal domain-containing protein: MTDIFSYGKITPEIISELEHKIGAHNVSADAEKLESYSHDEVPANSYEREYRAALLVFPESTEHVSEIMKTASRERIPVTPRGAGTGLSGGALPVHGGIVMSFEKMNRILEIDEANLTVTTEPGVVTAEISRAAAARGLLYAGDPCSGDASFIGGNIAENAGGNKVIKYGATGAQVLALECVLADGSVTRFGGKRRKDVTGLDFVHLLCGSEGVLAVVTKAVLKLMPMPRFAVDLLAAFPDAKTAIDFVPQIIKEGGLIPASIEFIDKKALQVVARYLSTEVPAGDAGAALIIQLEDNEQDAIERQYEEIGKLSQKHGASEVYVADTRSTKERVWQARKNVPEAVASAYKRYTKEDLVVPTANVPQLLELLNGTAEADGLEAIVYGHAGDGNMHCTIISPDCADWHERLHKAQVEIYEKLLKMGGTLSGEHGIGYKRRGYMKYFIDEAQLELIKRVKLAFDPQNILNPGKIVDWGDR; encoded by the coding sequence ATGACCGACATCTTTTCTTACGGAAAAATCACGCCAGAAATAATATCCGAACTCGAACATAAAATAGGCGCGCACAACGTCAGCGCCGACGCGGAAAAGCTCGAGAGCTACTCGCACGACGAGGTCCCCGCGAACTCATACGAGCGCGAGTACCGCGCCGCGCTGCTCGTCTTTCCCGAAAGCACTGAACACGTATCGGAAATAATGAAGACGGCCTCGCGCGAACGCATCCCGGTGACGCCGCGCGGAGCCGGCACGGGGCTGTCGGGCGGCGCGCTGCCGGTACACGGCGGCATCGTAATGAGCTTCGAGAAGATGAACAGAATCCTCGAAATAGACGAAGCGAACCTCACGGTCACGACCGAGCCCGGCGTCGTCACTGCGGAGATAAGCCGCGCCGCGGCTGCGCGCGGACTGCTCTACGCGGGCGACCCGTGCAGCGGCGACGCTTCGTTCATCGGCGGCAACATCGCGGAGAACGCCGGGGGCAACAAAGTAATCAAATACGGCGCGACGGGAGCGCAGGTGCTCGCGCTCGAATGCGTCCTCGCGGACGGCTCCGTGACGCGCTTCGGCGGCAAAAGACGCAAGGACGTGACCGGGCTCGACTTCGTACATCTGCTATGCGGCTCCGAGGGCGTCCTCGCCGTCGTCACGAAGGCGGTGCTCAAGCTCATGCCAATGCCTCGCTTCGCCGTAGACCTGCTGGCGGCGTTCCCCGACGCGAAGACGGCGATAGACTTCGTCCCGCAGATAATAAAAGAGGGCGGGCTCATCCCCGCCTCGATAGAGTTCATAGATAAAAAGGCGCTGCAAGTCGTCGCGCGCTACCTCAGCACCGAAGTCCCCGCGGGCGACGCCGGCGCGGCGCTCATCATCCAGCTCGAGGACAACGAGCAGGACGCTATCGAACGCCAGTACGAAGAGATAGGAAAACTGTCGCAGAAGCACGGAGCTTCCGAAGTCTACGTCGCCGACACCCGCAGCACGAAAGAGCGCGTCTGGCAGGCCCGCAAGAACGTCCCCGAGGCCGTGGCGTCGGCCTACAAACGCTATACTAAGGAAGACCTCGTCGTACCGACGGCGAACGTTCCGCAGCTTCTCGAACTGCTCAACGGCACGGCGGAGGCGGACGGCCTCGAAGCCATCGTCTACGGACACGCGGGCGACGGCAACATGCACTGCACGATAATCTCGCCCGACTGCGCCGACTGGCACGAGCGGCTCCACAAAGCGCAGGTCGAAATATACGAGAAGCTGCTGAAGATGGGCGGTACGCTCTCCGGCGAGCACGGCATAGGCTACAAACGGCGCGGCTACATGAAGTATTTCATCGACGAAGCACAGCTGGAGCTGATAAAGCGAGTGAAGCTCGCCTTCGACCCGCAGAACATCCTGAATCCGGGAAAAATCGTAGACTGGGGCGACAGATAG
- a CDS encoding MATE family efflux transporter, producing the protein MLLFRGRVRSIHQNRNSQRKYAINMCSGRIMPKMLLFAIPVMLTSILQLLFNAADIIVVGRFAGDNSLAAVGSNSSLIGLMTNLFVGLSIGTNVLVSRYFGSKDGEGISKAVSTSILVAVVSGVFLTLLGVIFARKILILMKTPPEVLGLATLYLVIYFFGMTPMMIYNFGSAVLRASGDTRRPLVYLSIAGMINVVLNLFFVIYLHLDVAGVAIATVISQCVSAALVLRCLSREEGPMRLTLSKARIDLESLAKIMRIGVPAGLQGVLFSFSNVVIQSSINSFGAIVMAGSSASDNIEMFVYFSMEAFYQATISFTSQNMGAGKIDRVYKVLKTGVICSVVAGVVFGVIVVTFSHQLLGIYTSSEAVIAVGEERIRIIILTYALCGLMEVMGGVMRGIGYSVLPTAVTLLGVCVFRVIWVTGLLSIPAFHSVITVYLSYPASWALTFGAHLACFLWVKKHVLSKYRRAAA; encoded by the coding sequence ATGTTGCTGTTCAGAGGCAGAGTAAGGTCGATCCATCAGAATAGAAACAGCCAGCGTAAGTACGCCATAAATATGTGCAGCGGGCGGATCATGCCGAAGATGCTGCTCTTCGCGATCCCAGTCATGCTCACGAGCATTCTGCAGCTTCTGTTCAACGCCGCGGACATAATAGTCGTCGGACGCTTCGCCGGCGACAACTCGCTCGCGGCGGTAGGCTCGAACTCGTCGCTCATAGGGCTGATGACCAACCTCTTCGTCGGGCTCTCGATAGGAACGAACGTGCTCGTCTCGCGCTATTTCGGCTCGAAGGACGGCGAGGGCATCTCCAAGGCCGTTTCGACTTCGATACTAGTCGCGGTCGTCAGCGGCGTGTTCCTCACGCTGCTGGGCGTCATATTCGCGCGCAAGATACTGATACTCATGAAAACGCCGCCCGAGGTCCTCGGGCTCGCGACGCTCTATCTCGTCATATACTTCTTCGGCATGACGCCGATGATGATTTACAACTTCGGCAGCGCCGTGCTGCGGGCGAGCGGCGACACTCGCCGCCCGCTCGTCTACCTTTCCATAGCTGGCATGATAAACGTCGTGCTGAACCTGTTCTTCGTCATCTACCTGCACCTCGACGTGGCAGGCGTCGCGATAGCGACGGTCATATCTCAGTGCGTCTCCGCCGCGCTCGTGCTCCGCTGCCTCTCGCGCGAGGAGGGGCCGATGCGGCTGACGCTCTCAAAGGCGCGCATAGACCTTGAAAGCCTTGCGAAGATCATGCGCATCGGCGTTCCGGCAGGGCTTCAGGGAGTGCTATTCTCGTTCTCGAACGTCGTGATACAGTCATCCATCAACAGCTTCGGAGCGATCGTCATGGCCGGCAGCAGCGCCTCCGACAATATCGAGATGTTCGTATATTTCTCGATGGAGGCCTTTTACCAGGCTACTATATCCTTCACGAGCCAGAACATGGGCGCCGGCAAGATAGACCGTGTCTATAAGGTGCTCAAGACCGGCGTGATATGCAGCGTAGTAGCCGGAGTCGTATTCGGCGTTATAGTCGTCACCTTCAGCCATCAGCTTCTCGGCATATACACATCTAGCGAGGCCGTCATAGCCGTCGGCGAAGAAAGAATAAGGATAATAATCCTTACCTACGCCCTCTGCGGACTGATGGAAGTCATGGGCGGCGTCATGCGCGGCATAGGCTACTCCGTGCTTCCGACCGCCGTCACTCTGCTCGGCGTCTGCGTGTTCCGCGTGATATGGGTCACGGGGCTGCTCTCCATACCGGCCTTCCACTCGGTCATAACCGTCTATCTGTCGTATCCGGCCTCGTGGGCTCTGACCTTCGGCGCGCACCTCGCCTGCTTCCTCTGGGTCAAGAAGCACGTCCTGTCAAAATACCGCCGCGCCGCTGCATAG
- a CDS encoding YitT family protein, which translates to MFKTNMKDIAKAVRGCAAPLSLKQAVFIVIGTAISSFGVYNIHQQSGITEGGVIGLILLANRWLGLSPSIATPILDAACYLFAFRYLGGRFLFLSVASTASLTLLFRIWEQFPPFLPDMSGVPLAAALLGGLFVGAGVGLVVRGGGSCGGDDALALTISHITKWRIARAYLLTDITVLVLSLSYIPAARIVFSLVSVTVSSFLIDFIQRFGTCRGEANV; encoded by the coding sequence ATGTTCAAGACGAACATGAAAGACATCGCAAAAGCCGTGCGCGGATGCGCCGCGCCGCTCTCGCTGAAGCAGGCGGTTTTCATCGTGATAGGGACGGCCATATCGTCCTTCGGAGTTTACAACATTCATCAGCAGTCGGGCATAACGGAGGGCGGCGTCATCGGCCTGATCCTGCTGGCGAACCGCTGGCTCGGGTTGTCCCCGTCGATAGCGACGCCTATACTCGACGCCGCCTGCTATCTGTTCGCGTTCAGATACCTCGGAGGGCGTTTCCTTTTCCTCTCCGTCGCCAGTACCGCGAGTTTGACTTTGCTTTTCCGTATATGGGAACAGTTCCCGCCTTTCCTGCCTGACATGTCCGGTGTGCCGCTCGCCGCGGCCCTGCTCGGCGGCCTATTCGTCGGGGCTGGCGTCGGCCTCGTAGTGCGCGGAGGAGGCTCGTGCGGCGGCGACGACGCACTCGCGCTCACCATCTCGCACATAACGAAATGGCGCATCGCGCGCGCCTATCTGCTGACGGACATAACGGTGCTCGTGCTGTCGCTCTCGTACATACCTGCGGCCCGCATTGTGTTCTCGCTCGTATCGGTCACTGTGTCGTCCTTTCTCATAGATTTCATACAGAGGTTCGGGACGTGCCGCGGGGAGGCGAACGTCTGA
- a CDS encoding MerR family transcriptional regulator — MKDYYKISEISKLYGIGADSLRYYERAGIITPKRGENGYRLYGLKDIYKLSVLRDLMALDFSVAQAKEYLEGQNVGKTLDLLRRESGILSERLRELALKKELIEERIAVLSAARRIKAGAPAVKKFPERYCVRISERITRDEEMDFVIKKLHMKHADKIRDLGNQTIGAFFSAEALAEGRANVYDSVFFVLDEPCGDCFTLPAGEYMSYFYRGGYEQNAKRLRELADYAAAHGFSAAGEPFELYEIDNRDTMLEDEFLTEIQMRVKRAASDEANPDAVN, encoded by the coding sequence ATGAAAGATTATTACAAGATCAGCGAGATTTCAAAGCTTTACGGGATAGGCGCGGACTCTCTGCGCTATTACGAGCGCGCGGGAATAATAACGCCGAAGCGAGGCGAGAACGGATACCGGCTCTACGGCCTCAAGGACATATATAAGCTGAGCGTGCTGCGCGACCTTATGGCGCTCGACTTTTCCGTGGCGCAGGCGAAAGAATATCTCGAAGGGCAGAACGTAGGCAAGACTCTCGATCTTCTGCGTCGCGAGAGCGGCATACTTTCGGAGCGTCTGCGCGAGCTCGCTCTGAAAAAGGAACTCATCGAGGAACGCATAGCCGTACTCTCGGCGGCGCGGAGGATAAAGGCGGGCGCGCCCGCCGTCAAAAAATTTCCGGAACGGTACTGCGTGAGGATAAGCGAGCGCATAACAAGGGACGAGGAGATGGACTTCGTTATAAAGAAGCTGCACATGAAGCACGCGGACAAGATACGCGACCTCGGCAATCAGACGATAGGCGCGTTTTTCTCAGCCGAAGCTCTCGCCGAGGGGCGCGCCAACGTGTACGACTCCGTATTCTTCGTCCTTGACGAGCCGTGCGGCGACTGCTTCACGCTTCCGGCGGGCGAATATATGTCGTACTTCTATCGCGGAGGCTACGAACAGAACGCAAAGCGGCTGCGCGAGCTTGCGGATTACGCCGCGGCCCACGGCTTTTCCGCAGCCGGAGAACCGTTCGAGCTTTACGAGATAGACAACAGAGACACGATGCTCGAAGATGAATTTCTCACCGAGATACAGATGCGCGTAAAGCGCGCCGCGTCAGACGAAGCTAATCCGGACGCCGTCAATTAA